A window of Haliscomenobacter hydrossis DSM 1100 contains these coding sequences:
- a CDS encoding energy transducer TonB — MQSSPNAKRKPRFLLTLSIFIFQLTLALAQTNPSTEAWTKTEKKIKPAAKSASKKSTKALLIDPSAQNPTNDSTFVYKIVEQMPSYPEGQAALLRHLEQNTQYPEIALKKKVQGIVVVQVTVERDGALSNVHVVKGIGAGCDEEALRVVGLMPKWKPGMQNGQAVPVQFNLPIRFKLDK; from the coding sequence ATGCAAAGTAGTCCCAACGCAAAGCGAAAGCCTCGGTTTTTATTAACCCTGAGTATCTTTATCTTCCAACTAACCCTGGCTTTGGCCCAAACCAATCCCTCGACCGAGGCCTGGACCAAGACAGAGAAAAAAATAAAGCCTGCTGCTAAATCAGCCTCTAAAAAGTCGACTAAGGCACTTCTGATCGATCCAAGCGCTCAAAACCCTACCAATGACTCTACATTTGTATATAAAATTGTGGAGCAGATGCCCTCTTATCCTGAAGGGCAAGCAGCACTATTGAGGCATCTGGAGCAAAACACTCAATACCCGGAAATTGCCTTGAAAAAAAAGGTTCAAGGGATAGTGGTTGTCCAGGTGACGGTAGAACGAGATGGTGCTTTATCCAATGTGCATGTAGTGAAAGGCATCGGCGCAGGCTGTGATGAAGAAGCGTTGCGGGTAGTGGGATTGATGCCAAAATGGAAGCCTGGTATGCAAAATGGCCAGGCGGTGCCGGTACAGTTTAACTTACCCATTCGGTTTAAGCTGGACAAGTAA
- a CDS encoding energy transducer TonB translates to MKIKPTKLEFRLNFSLPAFLFCILSMGSPMLTAQESQDTIPEGDRYSVVERMPQYPGGVEELLSFLKKNVYYPPKAKKKGIQGMVVLQFTVERDGSISNTKIVERIGGGCDEVALAAIKKMPKWSPGLKEGGVPVRVQYRLPIGFHLN, encoded by the coding sequence ATGAAAATCAAACCCACCAAGCTTGAGTTTAGGCTCAACTTTTCTCTTCCTGCCTTTTTGTTCTGCATCCTTTCAATGGGATCTCCAATGCTCACTGCTCAAGAAAGCCAAGATACAATCCCAGAAGGAGACCGTTATTCCGTAGTAGAAAGGATGCCACAATACCCAGGAGGAGTAGAGGAACTACTTAGTTTTTTAAAAAAGAATGTGTATTACCCACCTAAAGCCAAAAAGAAGGGCATTCAAGGCATGGTAGTTTTACAATTTACCGTGGAAAGGGATGGTTCAATCTCAAATACAAAAATCGTTGAGCGTATTGGTGGCGGATGCGACGAAGTAGCCTTAGCTGCAATCAAAAAGATGCCAAAATGGAGTCCAGGATTAAAAGAGGGAGGAGTGCCTGTTCGGGTTCAATACAGGTTACCCATTGGATTTCACCTCAACTGA
- a CDS encoding TonB family protein, protein MNYLLKVAICWLVFYVLYRLILEKTTFFRLNRAYLLITLLLGLVVPMVRISLGAPVDPSELTNWLPEVVVRANNLVNQPYTLPEITIQVPASAAWDIWTWLYWGGVAYCLLRFLVGLFQLYHIYRRGNKQAMGKYTLVYSAEVKAPFSFMRYLFWPAELEDENLEREYMLRHEETHILQYHTLDVLFSEIIKAICWFNPLAYHYSQALRDVHEYLADAAVLQNANRKQYGHLLIRQSLSGPSIALVNHFSTSQLKKRIHMMMRKKTQGRAQLRYALTLPLLVALGFLFAQINIEAQVPTTSQNSTLPPPPPMMAPGVVEKGKAEAPYSSMSKEVIIRKDTTPKVLEERVVQGFPLNTNQLQGQVINGYPSRTNSINELVVVGYTPIRDSIPGEVFKVVEKMPEYPGGSVELLRFLAQNILYPEVARKENIQGLVVVQFIIGKDGTIIDPHVVHGIGGGANEEALRVVKTMPKWKPGSQKGQAVNVQFNLPIRFMLDGGVIEKKAEAPKEVFKVVEQMPSYPGGQGDLLKFLGTNINYPKAAKDAGIEGMVVIQYIIEKDGSISNAKVVKGIGAGCDEEALRVVNAMPNWVAGKQRGQAVPVQFNLPIRFKLDDKKSNALPTNANLLKVQDFKASPNPSKGLFNLSFRAEGKATNIEVYNLAGQRVYQQSLTNFDGTYNGQLDLSKEPKGEYLLRITQGSEQYSQKVLKQ, encoded by the coding sequence ATGAACTACCTACTCAAAGTCGCCATTTGTTGGCTCGTATTTTATGTGTTGTACCGCTTGATTTTGGAAAAAACAACCTTTTTCCGACTCAACCGCGCCTATTTATTGATCACCCTACTGTTGGGGCTGGTGGTGCCCATGGTGCGTATCTCCCTGGGTGCCCCAGTCGACCCAAGCGAGCTCACCAATTGGTTACCCGAAGTGGTAGTACGAGCCAACAACCTGGTCAACCAACCCTACACCTTACCTGAAATCACCATCCAGGTGCCGGCCAGCGCAGCTTGGGATATCTGGACCTGGCTGTATTGGGGCGGTGTGGCCTACTGTTTGTTGCGCTTTTTAGTTGGGCTTTTTCAGTTGTACCACATTTACCGCCGGGGCAACAAACAAGCCATGGGCAAGTATACCCTGGTGTACAGTGCCGAGGTAAAAGCGCCTTTTTCCTTCATGCGTTACCTGTTTTGGCCCGCTGAACTCGAAGATGAAAACCTCGAACGCGAGTACATGTTGCGCCACGAGGAAACCCATATCCTGCAATACCATACGCTGGACGTATTGTTCAGCGAAATCATCAAAGCCATTTGTTGGTTCAATCCACTGGCTTACCACTATTCCCAGGCATTAAGAGACGTGCACGAATATTTGGCCGACGCGGCGGTGCTTCAAAACGCCAACCGCAAACAATACGGTCACCTTTTGATTAGGCAATCCTTGTCCGGACCTTCGATTGCCCTCGTAAACCATTTTTCTACATCTCAACTCAAAAAACGTATTCACATGATGATGCGCAAAAAAACACAGGGCCGGGCACAATTGCGCTATGCGCTAACCCTGCCGCTGCTGGTTGCACTGGGCTTTTTGTTTGCCCAAATCAACATTGAGGCCCAAGTGCCTACAACTTCGCAAAATTCAACCCTCCCACCGCCGCCGCCCATGATGGCACCTGGTGTAGTTGAAAAAGGAAAGGCAGAAGCACCCTACAGCAGCATGTCCAAAGAGGTAATCATTCGGAAGGATACCACACCGAAGGTGCTCGAGGAGCGGGTGGTACAAGGTTTTCCATTGAATACCAATCAGCTTCAAGGACAAGTGATAAACGGCTACCCATCCAGGACAAATTCGATCAATGAGCTGGTTGTCGTAGGTTATACCCCTATACGGGATTCCATTCCTGGCGAAGTGTTTAAGGTGGTTGAAAAAATGCCGGAATACCCTGGCGGCTCGGTTGAATTACTCAGGTTTTTAGCCCAAAACATACTGTACCCCGAAGTGGCCAGAAAAGAAAACATTCAGGGCCTGGTGGTGGTGCAATTCATCATTGGCAAAGATGGGACAATCATCGATCCTCACGTGGTGCACGGCATCGGTGGTGGTGCCAATGAAGAAGCCCTGCGGGTGGTGAAAACGATGCCCAAATGGAAGCCCGGCTCGCAGAAAGGACAAGCTGTAAATGTGCAGTTCAACCTGCCGATCCGCTTTATGTTGGACGGTGGGGTGATTGAGAAAAAAGCTGAGGCACCCAAAGAGGTTTTCAAAGTAGTGGAGCAAATGCCATCCTACCCAGGGGGACAAGGAGATTTACTCAAATTTTTAGGTACAAACATCAACTACCCCAAAGCTGCCAAAGATGCTGGCATAGAAGGCATGGTGGTGATCCAATACATCATTGAAAAAGACGGTAGCATCAGCAATGCCAAGGTAGTCAAAGGCATTGGAGCGGGTTGTGATGAAGAAGCTCTGCGCGTAGTCAACGCGATGCCCAATTGGGTGGCAGGCAAACAACGTGGTCAGGCAGTGCCCGTCCAATTCAACCTTCCCATTCGCTTTAAGTTGGACGATAAGAAGTCAAACGCATTGCCTACCAATGCGAATCTTCTCAAAGTACAGGACTTTAAAGCCTCACCCAACCCCAGCAAAGGACTCTTTAACCTGAGTTTCCGTGCCGAAGGCAAAGCCACCAACATTGAAGTGTACAACCTGGCCGGGCAGCGGGTTTACCAGCAGTCACTCACTAACTTTGACGGAACTTACAATGGTCAACTCGACCTGAGCAAAGAACCCAAAGGTGAGTATTTGCTGCGGATTACCCAAGGTAGCGAGCAGTACAGCCAAAAGGTGTTGAAGCAGTGA
- a CDS encoding serine hydrolase domain-containing protein, which translates to MKKTFVLFILLLLYGLLQAQSPAATIDPLQVQKLIRFCDSSKADEIMLLHRDKVVLNWRNPHCDSLYMGTASMIKSWTGLVLGILIDRKLIKSVEDKVCTYLPEWKEGCTKNVTIQHLVSMSAGLNRKGARGVLSKTSMNKYVLGLTLDTLPDVRFNYSNESVQLLGLVIEKVSKKPLDRVFADLLFKPLGMDSTRMSRDSAGNALAFGGGITTLQDAAQVGLLMHNMGQYRGRQIVSEQWVKASITPSKRAPYYGYLWWLDNTSKHKNYAATGDLGQMTIVFPELDLIFLRRQNCDLSPASLSMRWMGPQFLELIANTLSPNNKP; encoded by the coding sequence ATGAAAAAAACTTTTGTCCTGTTCATTTTGCTATTGCTGTATGGACTCTTACAGGCACAAAGTCCAGCGGCCACCATTGACCCGCTCCAGGTACAAAAACTCATCCGTTTTTGTGATTCGAGCAAGGCGGATGAAATCATGCTACTGCATCGGGACAAGGTGGTGTTGAATTGGCGTAACCCCCACTGCGATAGCCTTTACATGGGTACTGCTTCCATGATTAAATCCTGGACTGGACTGGTACTCGGGATTTTGATCGACCGCAAGCTGATCAAGAGCGTCGAGGATAAAGTTTGCACCTATTTGCCCGAATGGAAAGAGGGATGCACCAAAAACGTTACCATTCAGCATCTGGTAAGTATGTCGGCTGGCCTCAATCGCAAAGGAGCGCGGGGCGTGTTGAGTAAAACGAGCATGAACAAGTACGTACTGGGCTTGACTCTGGACACCTTGCCCGATGTACGATTCAATTATTCCAATGAGTCGGTACAATTGCTGGGACTGGTCATTGAAAAAGTAAGTAAAAAACCGCTAGATCGGGTCTTTGCCGACCTGTTGTTCAAACCATTGGGCATGGATTCCACGCGGATGTCCCGCGACAGCGCAGGAAATGCATTGGCATTTGGCGGAGGCATCACGACCCTGCAGGATGCCGCACAAGTTGGTTTGCTCATGCACAATATGGGGCAATACCGAGGGCGACAAATTGTATCCGAACAATGGGTGAAAGCATCCATTACGCCCTCCAAACGGGCCCCTTATTATGGCTACCTCTGGTGGCTGGACAACACCTCGAAACACAAGAATTACGCTGCTACCGGAGATTTGGGGCAAATGACCATTGTTTTTCCCGAACTCGACCTGATTTTTCTACGGCGCCAAAATTGTGATCTATCGCCCGCAAGTTTATCGATGCGCTGGATGGGCCCACAGTTTTTGGAATTGATTGCCAATACCCTTAGCCCCAACAACAAGCCTTAA
- a CDS encoding BlaI/MecI/CopY family transcriptional regulator, whose translation MKQLTKAEEELMQIMWDLGPCTVSAMRDYIAEHQQQEKPPHSTVSTIVRILEEKGFVGHKAYGRTYEYFPLISKDQYGKQSLNKLVNDYFAGSTLDLVSFLVKEKNLGIKDLSDLMEVLDTDE comes from the coding sequence ATGAAACAGTTGACCAAAGCCGAAGAAGAGTTGATGCAAATCATGTGGGATCTGGGGCCATGCACCGTATCCGCCATGCGCGATTACATCGCCGAACATCAACAACAGGAAAAACCACCCCACAGTACCGTATCCACTATTGTGCGCATTCTGGAAGAAAAAGGGTTTGTGGGCCACAAGGCTTATGGCCGTACTTATGAGTATTTTCCCTTGATTTCCAAAGATCAATACGGCAAACAAAGTTTGAACAAGTTGGTCAATGACTACTTCGCTGGTTCAACGCTGGATCTCGTTTCGTTTTTGGTCAAAGAAAAAAACCTGGGCATCAAAGATTTATCCGACTTGATGGAGGTATTGGATACCGATGAATGA
- a CDS encoding TolC family protein: MKPFIISLLLFFTKCIFAQSPVLPLSQFLGNIKQEHPIARNADLLIRQAEAQVRQARGAFDPKLYSDWQQKSFDGTRYYRVGELGAKVTSQWGVEFKGAFNSASGTYLNPESRLPDPGQAVLGLTVPLLNGLLFDGNRAGLQNAQLDRDGLAAERQGLLNDLLLQAGITYLNWAIAYNQWRVTEQAYQLSLTRFRGIRASYFLGDKPAVDTIETFTQVQTWQLELNEALVSYRNAALSMQALQWDQGRAPSISDNWNWQPLPLQNVVQLPSLPIDSFTQQLALRHPDLRALQVDLRQLEVDRRLAAEQFKPRLDLSYNLLGRGFDFTAPTKEDPTLTLTEALGTNFKWGLNFSFPLFLRKERGKMELVQIKQLQTSNKLEQKQIEIENKLRGYYNDLENSRNQILRYEVLLRNLQALLQAEQRKFEVGESSIFLINSREQKLIETQLKFNKLQGEYAKNLLSVYWSAGRLFSIF; this comes from the coding sequence ATGAAACCATTCATCATATCCCTGCTCCTTTTCTTCACGAAGTGCATCTTTGCACAATCTCCCGTTTTGCCCCTTTCCCAGTTTTTGGGCAATATCAAGCAAGAGCACCCCATTGCCCGGAATGCAGACTTATTGATTCGCCAGGCCGAGGCCCAGGTTCGTCAGGCGCGTGGAGCTTTTGACCCCAAACTCTATTCTGATTGGCAGCAAAAATCTTTTGATGGAACCCGTTATTACCGCGTAGGAGAGTTGGGGGCCAAAGTCACGAGCCAATGGGGCGTAGAGTTTAAAGGTGCTTTTAATAGTGCCAGTGGTACTTACCTGAATCCCGAAAGTAGGTTGCCCGACCCTGGTCAGGCGGTGTTGGGGCTCACCGTGCCCTTGCTCAATGGCCTGTTGTTTGATGGCAATCGGGCTGGACTACAAAATGCTCAATTGGATCGGGACGGACTGGCCGCCGAGCGCCAGGGTTTGCTCAACGATTTGCTCCTGCAAGCGGGCATTACTTACCTCAATTGGGCTATTGCTTACAACCAGTGGCGCGTCACCGAGCAGGCTTACCAACTGTCCCTCACTCGTTTTCGAGGTATTCGGGCAAGTTATTTTTTAGGGGATAAACCAGCGGTGGATACCATCGAAACCTTCACCCAGGTGCAAACCTGGCAACTTGAGCTCAACGAGGCGCTGGTAAGCTACCGCAATGCCGCACTGAGCATGCAGGCGCTCCAGTGGGATCAGGGGCGAGCGCCTTCAATCAGTGACAACTGGAATTGGCAACCCCTCCCCTTACAAAATGTAGTGCAATTGCCCAGTTTACCCATTGATTCTTTTACCCAACAACTAGCCCTTCGACACCCTGATCTGCGGGCCCTTCAGGTTGATTTGCGTCAACTGGAAGTCGATCGCCGCTTGGCAGCTGAGCAATTTAAACCGCGTTTGGATTTGAGTTACAACCTCCTCGGCCGGGGTTTCGATTTTACTGCTCCCACCAAAGAGGATCCAACACTGACCCTAACCGAAGCCTTAGGAACCAACTTCAAATGGGGGCTCAATTTTTCCTTTCCCCTTTTCCTGCGCAAAGAGCGGGGCAAAATGGAATTGGTACAAATCAAACAGCTACAAACCAGCAATAAACTGGAGCAAAAACAGATTGAAATCGAGAATAAACTCCGGGGGTATTACAATGACTTAGAAAACAGTCGCAATCAAATCCTGCGTTACGAGGTACTACTTCGCAACCTGCAAGCTTTGCTCCAGGCCGAACAACGCAAGTTTGAAGTAGGCGAAAGCTCAATTTTTTTGATCAACAGCCGGGAGCAAAAACTGATCGAAACCCAACTGAAATTCAATAAATTACAAGGGGAGTATGCGAAGAATTTGTTATCGGTATACTGGTCGGCAGGGCGCTTGTTCAGCATCTTTTAA
- a CDS encoding HlyD family secretion protein: MLNISPESITAQIQQEKYKSFEKTSLSSANVMFARWMGGLFVLAVVFLFLPWTQNIQSKGKVTTLRPEQRPQTVQSTIAGQIEKWYVREGDTVRKGDTILHLTEIKADYFDPQIVQRTQKQVNAKTGSIGAYQRKATALQDQINAYREELTQKRNQLQNKLQQTRLKIITDSIAFRRAILDDSIARVQLKRTDALFRDGIKPRTEVEDKRFKVQETEAKVVDARNKLNISRQDLQILRTELSQAIAETAQKIAKAESDIASARSDQYTTEADISKLEIQVENYRQRNEFYFVLAPQDGIIAKAMQAGIGENIKDGDAIVSILPLEYTLAVEMYVKPLDYPLVNLGQEVRFLFDGWPAIVFSGWPGFSFGTFKGDVVAIDNIISDNGMYRILVAPDEVNGKPWPKALRPGSGAQGIALLQNVTLWYELWRQLNGFPPNYYQKEEGKSEEPKLKAPVKSLK; this comes from the coding sequence ATGCTCAACATATCACCAGAATCGATCACTGCACAAATTCAGCAGGAAAAATACAAGTCATTTGAGAAGACTTCCCTCTCCAGTGCCAACGTGATGTTTGCGCGCTGGATGGGAGGCTTATTTGTCCTGGCCGTTGTTTTTTTGTTTTTGCCCTGGACCCAAAATATTCAATCCAAGGGCAAAGTGACTACGCTGCGACCGGAACAACGCCCCCAAACGGTGCAGTCTACCATTGCCGGACAAATTGAAAAATGGTATGTGCGCGAAGGAGATACCGTGCGTAAAGGGGATACCATCTTACACCTCACGGAAATCAAAGCTGACTACTTTGATCCCCAAATCGTACAGCGCACCCAAAAGCAGGTCAATGCCAAAACGGGCTCCATCGGTGCCTACCAACGCAAGGCTACTGCCCTCCAGGATCAGATCAACGCCTACCGTGAAGAACTGACCCAAAAACGCAACCAACTCCAAAACAAACTCCAACAAACCCGGTTAAAAATCATTACGGACAGCATCGCTTTTCGGCGGGCCATCCTGGACGATTCGATTGCCCGGGTCCAACTCAAACGTACTGATGCCTTATTTAGAGACGGTATTAAACCACGTACTGAAGTGGAGGACAAACGCTTCAAGGTACAGGAAACCGAAGCCAAAGTGGTGGATGCCCGCAACAAGCTCAACATAAGTCGACAAGACCTGCAAATTCTGCGTACGGAACTGAGTCAGGCGATCGCCGAAACGGCTCAAAAAATTGCCAAAGCGGAATCTGATATTGCTAGCGCCCGATCGGATCAGTATACGACCGAGGCCGACATCAGCAAATTGGAAATCCAGGTAGAAAACTACCGCCAGCGCAACGAATTTTATTTTGTGCTTGCACCACAAGATGGCATCATTGCCAAGGCGATGCAGGCAGGTATTGGCGAAAACATCAAAGACGGGGATGCCATTGTGAGTATTCTGCCACTTGAATACACCCTGGCTGTGGAGATGTATGTCAAACCATTGGATTACCCTCTGGTCAATTTAGGACAGGAGGTGCGCTTTTTATTTGATGGCTGGCCCGCTATCGTTTTTTCAGGCTGGCCGGGTTTTTCTTTCGGCACTTTTAAAGGAGATGTGGTAGCCATTGATAACATCATCAGCGACAATGGGATGTACCGCATACTAGTAGCTCCGGATGAAGTGAATGGAAAACCCTGGCCCAAAGCGCTTCGCCCCGGTTCGGGCGCTCAAGGCATCGCCCTTCTACAGAATGTTACACTATGGTATGAACTCTGGCGTCAGCTCAATGGTTTCCCGCCCAATTATTACCAAAAGGAAGAAGGAAAATCGGAAGAACCTAAATTGAAGGCACCGGTGAAAAGTTTAAAATAG